The genomic DNA GGTATGCAGTGCTAATAACCTAAAGTTACATCTAGATGGTGCGCGCATATTTAATGCTATTGTTGCCAGCCAATATACTGCTGCCCAAATTGGAGATTGTGTGGATACCCTATCTGTATGCCTTTCCAAAGGACTAGGAGCACCCGTGGGCAGCTTATTACTTGGAAATGCCGAAACCATAAACAAGGCGAGACGACTACGCAAGGTATTTGGTGGCGGTATGCGTCAGGCAGGATTTCTGGCCGCAGCAGGCTTATATGCACTTCAACATAATGTAGTTAGACTGGCCGAAGATCATCAACGTGCACAAGCTATTGCCAAAGCACTAAGTGCTTGTTATTTTACAGAAAGCATAATGCCGGTTGAATCGAACATTATTGTATTTAAAATAAAAGACGAAATAGCAAGCCATGATATACTAGAGCTATTAAAATCGAAAGGGATTTTAACCGTGCCTTTTGGAAAGCAACTACTACGTATGGTTTTGCATCTTGATATCAACCAGAGCATGGTTGATTATACAATTGCTACATTAACCGGACTCACCAATAAATAAAAATAAATTATACCGGGTACTTCAAGTAAAAAACGCTAAGTCCTGCTGAATAGACTCGCTGTAAAAGCGAACTGGTCACGAAAAAAAAGAGTCACCAAACCCCAACCATAAATGGAACCAAAATTTATTCCTTACCAAAAAGAAACCTATACAGCTACCGAAACGCTTGAGCGTAGTCGTTCACATTTTGAATACATGGATAAGCGTAGAACCGTTCGCGAGTTTAGTAACCAGCCAATTGAAAAAGAGGTGCTTGAAAATATTATCATGGCAGCATCAACCGCTCCATCGGGTGCGCATAAGCAACCTTGGACCTTTTGTGTGGTTACCAATACTGAACTAAAAAAACAAATTCGTGTAGCTGCCGAAGAAGAAGAGTATAAAAGCTATCATGGCCGCATGAGTGCAGAATGGCTGAAGGACCTTGCCGTACTTGGCACCGACTGGCATAAACCTTTTCTTGAAATTGCCCCTGCTCTGATTATTGTTTTCAAACAAACATACCACCTTAACGAAGGCAAAAACGGATTAAATTATTATGTAAACGAAAGCATTGGCATAGCTTGTGGATTTTTGCTTGAAGCCATTCACTATTGCGGATTGGTTGCCTTAACGCACACGCCAAGCCCCATGAATTTTTTGAGCAACCTTCTTAATCGCCCAAAAAACGAAAAACCCTTTTTACTTATTCCCATTGGCTACCCTGTAGAAAAAACAACAGTGCCCGATTTGCAACGCAAACCGGGCAGTGAAGTAATTTGTTATTATGATTAATGATGCGCTAGTATCATTGTTTCAATACACGCGTAATCTGCACAGCCGTTTTGGTTTCTGTTTTTACCGCATAAACTCCCAGTGGCAATGTGGTTAGGTCAACAATCTGCAATGCGCTGCCATTTGACGGCAATGCAGCAATCAACTTGCCTGCTACATCATATACGGTTATCGTTACAATTTTTTCTTCGCTTGCAATATACAATCTATCCTTGGTAGGATTTGGAAAAACGCGGATGGACGTCACCTGCCCTGTGCCATCATAAATTCCTGCTGATATGATACCATCATATTTAATCTGAGCAGCAAGAGCATTGGCAAGCAGATCGCCAAGACTATCACCGGCCAGCAATGCAAAAGCAACCTTTATACTATCGCCAACTGGTATGGTAAATGGCCCGCTACTAACTACATCAATAACATCATTACCTGTACCGGTACCACCTGCGGTGGCACGGTTGGTCGAAAGTGATGTGTATTTTTCGCTGGTGCTATAGCCATTAGCAATGTCAATTCCTCCCCCGCCTCCATTGATATTATCAAGCGCATAATGCTTGAAACTACCAGTAGTAAGCAACTTGGTGCCGGCAAACAATCCTCCGGCATCGGTACACCATGAATATCCCATCTTGAGGTTTTGATCTTCGGCTGACTTGTTGTTGGCGTAGGTTTGAATATCCCAGTCGGTAGCTATACCTGCATAGATATTACTAAGTGATGTAGTATTTTTATTGGTAATGGTATATTCAACTATTACAAACTTATCAAAGCCGGCATCGTCCCATGCGAATGCCTTATGGGTAACATCCACCTTTATTTGTGGCACTGCTGCATTGTCATTAAACTTGCCATACAAATCAAAATCGGAAAGAACATTTGGTACTTTCTGCACAGTCACTTGCGAAACAAAATCATCATCATTTGGACTACCGGATGTGCCACGAAACTCATCAGACACAGAGGAGGTGCTGCGCCCAATCATCAATGCACTTTCATACATCAAATTATCATCTTGCTTATAAACAAAACCTAGCCCTTCCACCTGATTATCGTTATTATAACCAATGCGGCCGCGGCTGCTAATGGTAGTCCAGGTTTGATTAACCATTACATTAATATAATCAACGTTTACAGTAAGGGTAATATATTGCCAGTCGTCATAGGTGCCATCGGTAAACGTAAATTTCAAAATTACCTTCGTGTTTTTTGGTGCATTGGGTTTTACATATAAACTATAGGGAGTTGGCGAAACATCAAAACTATCGAGCGTATTAATTACTCCCGGAGAAACTGTACTGTTCAATACAGTGACAGCAGTTGATGTGGAACTCATCGTAACTGATAAATTTACCGTTGGGTCGAGATAGTTGCGCAGTATACCGGTAACATTGATGGTATCGCCTATCACAAATGTGTTATCATTATTATCAGTGAGTAAAATATTTTCGAATCGTACTGCAGGAGTAGCAGCACTAATGGCATTGCCCATATTCACTCTTCCTTTGCCAATCTTATTCATGATATTGATGTTTTGAGGAAGATTGTAAACATAATCGCTTGTCATACGGATACGCTCACCTACCTGCTTGGCAGTATAGGCAGGGAACTGCGACTTCACAATGGCTGCAGCACCGGCAGTAACAGGCGAAGACATACTTGTACCTGACTGATTTGAATACGTATTATTGTAATAGGTAGAATACACATTGGTGCCTGGAGCACAAACATCTACCCAATAGCCAAAAGTTGAGTACGATGCGCGTGCATCCGAAGAGCCTGTGGCAGCAACAGCGAGTACATTTTCATACGCACCGGGATAAATATCTTGCTCTGTACTTGTGTTGCCGGCAGATACCACTACCAATGCATCCTGATTAAAGGTGGCATAATTAATCACATCTTGACCAAAGGTGCTGCCACCCGCTCCTCCCCATGAACAATTAATTATATCACAACCATGATCGGCAGCATATACAATGGCTTCGTAACCATTATCAATTTGGGTTGTACTTGCTTGCTTTGAAGCTTTTATGGGCAAAAACTTACAGTTAAAACCAGTGCCTGCCACACCTATGTTATTGTCGGTAGCAGCTGCTGCGCATCCTGAAACGTGCGATCCATGCGAGCTATTATCAACTACGGGATTATTGTCATTCTCGCTAATATCCCATCCACGGAAGTTATCTATATATCCATCGTTATCATCATCAACACCATTAATTGGGTCGGCCCAATTTAATTTTAAATTGGGAGCAAGATCAGGATGATCCCAATCGGTGCCGCTATCTACAATTCCTATTACCACATTGGTGTCTCCCTTTTGCGTATCCCATGCAGTATAGGCATTTATCTTACCCAGGTGGTAGCATTGTCCTAGGCTTGGATCGTTGGGTGTATAAAATGTTTGCATGATATACTTAGGCTCAACATATTCAAATAAACATGTTTTTTGCAATTGTTTAATAGCGAAAGGTATATTAGTACCGTTACAAGAAATTTGGTACATCAATGATAAATCTACTAACTCATTTCCTTGCGCATTGCGCAAGGTTGCAGGAGGGGTAGCAAGTGGAAAGATACGATTGATTGAAGCAGCCTTTAGTGTATTCATCACTGCCGACAGTGCTGGGTGCTGCACCTTGCCATTCACCATCAGGTTTCTATGGGCAGGCTTAAGTTTAACTATCAACACTCCCGGTTCGTAAGGGGCAGATTCATTTAAACTAAAATCCCGTTTTAAGGCAATCTTCTGCTGGGCACTGGCAGCACAAACCATTCCTGCGAATATCAACGTGAAAAATTGTTTCATTTGCTTATGATAATTTTAAAATTTATGAGGCGTGAAAGTAGTAATATTGTTGGATTTTTATGCTTTAATAAATTTATTAAAAAAATCTAAGGTCCTACAGCAAAATAACCCTAGTTTAATTTACTAATGCAGCATAAATCGAATGGTACAAAGCTACCCCTTTATCAAGTGAATAATACTTCTGAGCACCCTGGCGAATTTTTTCCTTTTCGAACTTAGTAGCTGCTAAAGCCGCTATCGCCTTATCGTATTGGCCGCTATCAAATCTATCAATTAACACTCCGGCATTACTATCAAGGATTATTTCATCGGTATCTCCTATTCCATTATTGCAAATAATCGGCACGCCCATACCCATAA from Bacteroidota bacterium includes the following:
- a CDS encoding threonine aldolase yields the protein MIVDLRSDTLTQPNATMLEFMKKAKVGDDVFDEDPTIHELQHHTARLFEKEAALFCPSGTMANQIAIKVHTQPAQEVICHEHSHVYLYEGGGMAFNSGVSVKLLQGDYGKISALQIVDSINPDNVHYPITSLVVVENTSNKGGGSCYTMDELKAIKAVCSANNLKLHLDGARIFNAIVASQYTAAQIGDCVDTLSVCLSKGLGAPVGSLLLGNAETINKARRLRKVFGGGMRQAGFLAAAGLYALQHNVVRLAEDHQRAQAIAKALSACYFTESIMPVESNIIVFKIKDEIASHDILELLKSKGILTVPFGKQLLRMVLHLDINQSMVDYTIATLTGLTNK
- a CDS encoding nitroreductase family protein, coding for MEPKFIPYQKETYTATETLERSRSHFEYMDKRRTVREFSNQPIEKEVLENIIMAASTAPSGAHKQPWTFCVVTNTELKKQIRVAAEEEEYKSYHGRMSAEWLKDLAVLGTDWHKPFLEIAPALIIVFKQTYHLNEGKNGLNYYVNESIGIACGFLLEAIHYCGLVALTHTPSPMNFLSNLLNRPKNEKPFLLIPIGYPVEKTTVPDLQRKPGSEVICYYD
- a CDS encoding S8 family peptidase, with product MKQFFTLIFAGMVCAASAQQKIALKRDFSLNESAPYEPGVLIVKLKPAHRNLMVNGKVQHPALSAVMNTLKAASINRIFPLATPPATLRNAQGNELVDLSLMYQISCNGTNIPFAIKQLQKTCLFEYVEPKYIMQTFYTPNDPSLGQCYHLGKINAYTAWDTQKGDTNVVIGIVDSGTDWDHPDLAPNLKLNWADPINGVDDDNDGYIDNFRGWDISENDNNPVVDNSSHGSHVSGCAAAATDNNIGVAGTGFNCKFLPIKASKQASTTQIDNGYEAIVYAADHGCDIINCSWGGAGGSTFGQDVINYATFNQDALVVVSAGNTSTEQDIYPGAYENVLAVAATGSSDARASYSTFGYWVDVCAPGTNVYSTYYNNTYSNQSGTSMSSPVTAGAAAIVKSQFPAYTAKQVGERIRMTSDYVYNLPQNINIMNKIGKGRVNMGNAISAATPAVRFENILLTDNNDNTFVIGDTINVTGILRNYLDPTVNLSVTMSSTSTAVTVLNSTVSPGVINTLDSFDVSPTPYSLYVKPNAPKNTKVILKFTFTDGTYDDWQYITLTVNVDYINVMVNQTWTTISSRGRIGYNNDNQVEGLGFVYKQDDNLMYESALMIGRSTSSVSDEFRGTSGSPNDDDFVSQVTVQKVPNVLSDFDLYGKFNDNAAVPQIKVDVTHKAFAWDDAGFDKFVIVEYTITNKNTTSLSNIYAGIATDWDIQTYANNKSAEDQNLKMGYSWCTDAGGLFAGTKLLTTGSFKHYALDNINGGGGGIDIANGYSTSEKYTSLSTNRATAGGTGTGNDVIDVVSSGPFTIPVGDSIKVAFALLAGDSLGDLLANALAAQIKYDGIISAGIYDGTGQVTSIRVFPNPTKDRLYIASEEKIVTITVYDVAGKLIAALPSNGSALQIVDLTTLPLGVYAVKTETKTAVQITRVLKQ